CCGGGGATCAGTAGGAACAGGCACAGCACCGGGATGACCGGCACCAGGAATCGCACCAGGTAGCGGCGTGCGGCGCCGGGCCCGGTCAGATCCCGCAGCACCCACTCGCGCATCGACGGCGGCAGTGTCGCACCGCAGATATAACGCACTCGCTGAATCGGATTGGGCTCGAGCTCACTCATCGCCGGCTCCCTGAATTTCGGCGGCCCGCCGGGCGGCGGAGTTGACGCGGGTCAGCACCTCGCGCAATTCCTCGAGATCGGCGAGGCTCACCCCCAACCGCTCGACGACGGCCGGTGGTATGCGCTCGGCCCGGGCGCGCAGCGCGCGGCCGGCGTCGGTCAGATCGATCAGCAGCGCGCGTTCGTCGCGGCGGTCGCGGCGGCGGGTGATGAGATCGGCGGCCTCGAGTCGCTTGAGCAGCGGGGACAACGTCGCGGAATCGAGCTGGATCGCCTCGGCGATGGCCTTCACCGACATCGGCGCCTCGCCCCACAGTGCCAGCATCACCAGATACTGCGGATGGGTGAGCCCCATCGGTTCCAGCAGCGGGCGGTAGACCGTCAGCACCGATCGATTCGCGACGGCCAGGGCGAAACACACCTGCCGGTCCAGCCGCAACGGGTCCTCGACCTCGGTCTTCATATCCCACCTCCTCGGGTCGGACATAAAGCTATCGCACTAATAGTTAATACACAAACTATTAGTGCGCCAACACACACCCGGCTCAGCGGCTGATACCGGCCGTCAGCAAGCCGGCCAGCTCCCGGTAGGCCATAGCGTCGTCGAGTCCGGTCGCCGCGCGCACGCCGCCCTGCTGGATACGCACCATCATCGCCGCCGCGAGATCGGCCGCGAATGCCGCGTGGACATCGCGGAATTCGCCCGCCTCCACCCCCTCGGTGACGAGTTCGCGAACCCGATCGGCGGCGATCCGGGTGTTGATCTCGTAGACCTCCCGGGCCGGCGCGAAGGCATCGAGGTCGCTCATGAAGCGCTCGGAGGCCGCCGAGAGCGCGACCCCCACCGCGGACAGGTAGCCGGTGATGCGGTCGGCCGCACCGGACAGTCGCGCCACCTCGGACTCCACCGCATCGGTGGCGCGCCGGAAGAAGTGCACGGTGGCCACCCGGACCAACTGCTCCTTACTTCCCGCCAGTGCGTACAGGGTCGATTTCGAGCACCGCAGCCGGGCGGCGATGTCGTCGAGAGTCAGGTGGGCGAACCCCTCGGCGAGGAACAAATCGACCAGGGCATCGAAGAGTTCACTGCGCCGCCGGGTGGCGAACTCGGGCCGGGTGAGCTGGTCCATACCCGCGATAGTACTGGGCGGGGCTTTGCAGTACTGTTCACAATCAGTACTCTGCCCAGTAATTCAGTACTGTTTTCGCCGCTGTCTCGCATCCCAGAGGAGTCGCCGTGCCCGTCGACCGCCTGCTACCCACCACCGAAGCGCACGATCTGATCCGGCTCACCCGCGATATCGCGGACAAGACACTGCTGCCCATCGTGGACGAACACGAGAAGTCCGAGACCTATCCCGAGGGCGTGTTCGCGACTCTGGGCGAGGCCGGGCTGCTGAGCCTGCCGTATCCGGTCGAATGGGGTGGCGGCGGTCAGCCCTACGAGGTGTATCTGCAGGTACTGGAGGAGATCGCGGCCCGCTGGGCGGCGATCGCGGTGGCCGTGAGCGTCCATTCGCTGGCCTGCCATCCGTTGTTCGCATTCGGCACCGAGGAACAGCAGCGGCGCTGGCTTCCGGAGATGCTGGGCGGCAGCACGATCGGCGCCTACAGCCTGTCGGAACCGCAGGCCGGATCCGATGCGGCCGCACTCGCCTGCAAGGCCACCGCGACCACCGACGGCTACCGTGTCAACGGCACCAAGGCGTGGATCACCCACGGCGGCATCGCCGACTTCTACAACGTATTCGCCCGCACCGGTGAGGGATCGCGCGGCATCTCCTGTTTCCTGATCCCCGCCGGCACCGAAGGGCTCAGCTTCGGCAAGCCCGAGGACAAGATGGGACTGACCGCGGTTCCGACCACCTCGGCGCATTACGACAATGCCCTCGTGGCGGCGGAGCGCCGGATCGGCGCGGAGGGCCAGGGGCTCCAGATCGCCTTCAGCGCACTGGATTCGGGACGGCTCGGCATCGCCGCGGTCGCGACCGGCCTGGCACAGGCGGCGCTGGACGAGGCGGTCGCTTACGCCCAGCAGCGAACCGCGTTCGGCCGCAAGATCATCGACCATCAGGGACTGGGATTCCTGCTCGCCGATATGGCGGCCGCGGTGGATTCCGCCCGCGCCACCTACCTCGACGCCGCTCGCCGTCGCGATGCGGGACAGCCGTACTCGCGCAATGCCTCGGTCGCCAAACTGGTCGCCACCGACGCCGCCATGAAGGTCACCACCGATGCCGTCCAGGTATTGGGCGGATACGGCTACACCCGCGATTTCCGGGTCGAACGGTATATGCGCGAGGCCAAGATCACCCAGATCTTCGAGGGCACCAACCAGATTCAGCGTCTGGTGATCGCCCGCTCACTGGCCGGCTGAGCCGTCACCGGGCGTGCGGATCCGATCTGTTTGACGATCCCGAGGGCGGCTATATCGGGACTACAAGAGTCCATCGAGGTTGAGAATCGGTAATAGCCATGATCGTATTCATCGGGTTGATCATTCTTTTCGCCGCACTGGTCGTCGGAGTGGCCGCCGCCATAGCCAATTCCGGCGACACCCACGTGCTCGCGACTGAATTCACCGTTTTCGGAGCCCATTTCACCCCCACTCAGAACGAACTGTTCACCGCGGGCGCCGCGGTCGGCGCAGTCGGGATGCTCGGCCTGGGCATCGCCCTGCTCGGCGCGTTCTCGGCTTCACGCCGACACGCGGAGATCCGGCGCGAACTGCGCCACTCGCGCCGTGAAATGAACGCCACGCGCAGGGATCTCGCGAAGACGACGGCGGAGCGCCCGGCGGTTCCGGAGACCGCGCGGCCGACAGCCACGAAAACGAAGCCGCGCTTGCGCAATCCGTTCACCCGCCGCGGAACCGGGCTGTCGGGTAGCGCCCAGCCACAGGCCTGATCCCTTCGCGCACCGAGCCTCCGGCCGGACATCCGGCCGGACCCGGGTGTGCGGGGTGGACCCCTCGGCATCCACCCCGCACACCACCGTCAGCGGCTCCGCTCGCGCCGAACGCTCATACCAGCACGGTCTGTTTGCGAATTCGGCGTTGCACGTCCCGCATCATCATCTTGGTTCCGGAGAACCGGATGAACTTGGGAATGAAGCGATTGACGAAACCGACGAACTGGAACAGATGCTCGAACCGGCGTTGATCGGCCGCACTCCACTCCACGCCCATCTGCTCGCGGAAATGCGGGGGCAGGAATCCAGCGGTCAGAAAGCGCAGCAGACCACCGAACAGGATCCGCAGGTACCAGTGGATCATCCGAAGATGCAGCAGATCACCGATATACGCGCGGAAAGCGTCGTCGACGATCACCTGCCGGCACGCCTCGACCCAGTACTCGTCGAATTCGGCCCGCGTCTTCGGCCACATATCGGGATGTACCTGCAAGGTGGTGCCGAACGTATCCGCCCCCTGATAGAACGCCTCGAGTTCCTCGGGTGACATCTTGCCGTTGATGAGTTGGTGAGAATCCTCGAAGCCGATGTAGATACACGCCGCCACATACAGCTGCAGATGCCGGTCGAAGGCGTTGTACTTGACCTTGGATCCGGGCTTGGAACGCACCTGGCGGTGCGCGACGTTGACAGCCTCCCGGAATTCCTTCTTCTCCTCGGGCGTGCCGAGAATGGCCACCGCGAGATAGGAGGCCGTGGTTCGCAGCCGCTTCCACGGATGCACCATCAGCGCACCGGATTCCACGGTGCTCTCCATGACACCGGCGGCCACCGCGGGATGGGCGAACTGCATCGCGACATTGGCGGCGGCGCCGGCGAACATCCAGAAGTCGAGCGAGTCGGGCAACTGCGCCGGCCGCTTGCGCGGCGACCGGTAGAAGTCCGGAATGTGAATGCGGGTCCGCGCCAGGGGCAACGGCGGCAGTCGCGTGCCGGCAGAGTCCGGTACGCGATC
The genomic region above belongs to Nocardia spumae and contains:
- a CDS encoding MarR family winged helix-turn-helix transcriptional regulator: MKTEVEDPLRLDRQVCFALAVANRSVLTVYRPLLEPMGLTHPQYLVMLALWGEAPMSVKAIAEAIQLDSATLSPLLKRLEAADLITRRRDRRDERALLIDLTDAGRALRARAERIPPAVVERLGVSLADLEELREVLTRVNSAARRAAEIQGAGDE
- a CDS encoding TetR/AcrR family transcriptional regulator, with translation MDQLTRPEFATRRRSELFDALVDLFLAEGFAHLTLDDIAARLRCSKSTLYALAGSKEQLVRVATVHFFRRATDAVESEVARLSGAADRITGYLSAVGVALSAASERFMSDLDAFAPAREVYEINTRIAADRVRELVTEGVEAGEFRDVHAAFAADLAAAMMVRIQQGGVRAATGLDDAMAYRELAGLLTAGISR
- a CDS encoding oxygenase MpaB family protein; translation: MTTATQPWEPNYTDPHSDSYVVEESVPVSRAAEADRVPDSAGTRLPPLPLARTRIHIPDFYRSPRKRPAQLPDSLDFWMFAGAAANVAMQFAHPAVAAGVMESTVESGALMVHPWKRLRTTASYLAVAILGTPEEKKEFREAVNVAHRQVRSKPGSKVKYNAFDRHLQLYVAACIYIGFEDSHQLINGKMSPEELEAFYQGADTFGTTLQVHPDMWPKTRAEFDEYWVEACRQVIVDDAFRAYIGDLLHLRMIHWYLRILFGGLLRFLTAGFLPPHFREQMGVEWSAADQRRFEHLFQFVGFVNRFIPKFIRFSGTKMMMRDVQRRIRKQTVLV
- a CDS encoding acyl-CoA dehydrogenase family protein — encoded protein: MPVDRLLPTTEAHDLIRLTRDIADKTLLPIVDEHEKSETYPEGVFATLGEAGLLSLPYPVEWGGGGQPYEVYLQVLEEIAARWAAIAVAVSVHSLACHPLFAFGTEEQQRRWLPEMLGGSTIGAYSLSEPQAGSDAAALACKATATTDGYRVNGTKAWITHGGIADFYNVFARTGEGSRGISCFLIPAGTEGLSFGKPEDKMGLTAVPTTSAHYDNALVAAERRIGAEGQGLQIAFSALDSGRLGIAAVATGLAQAALDEAVAYAQQRTAFGRKIIDHQGLGFLLADMAAAVDSARATYLDAARRRDAGQPYSRNASVAKLVATDAAMKVTTDAVQVLGGYGYTRDFRVERYMREAKITQIFEGTNQIQRLVIARSLAG